TCGGAGGACCAGCAGGGGGCGCCAGGCGCTCACCCCCCGCCGCGCTCAGCCTCTTGCTCGCGCCGCCGTCGGGACCGGGACAGGAAGTGCAGCTGCTCGCTGCTTGCCGCCGACGCAGCCGTCGCCGCGGAGCTCATGGATGTGCCGTGCCGCAAGGCCCTGTCGCGGCGCTCACTGAGGCAGAAGTTCCAGGATGCCATGGGCCAGTGTCTGCCCCTAAggacgcaccaccaccaccaccactgccaccaccaccatcaccaccaccacgctGCAGGAGCGAGGCCCCTCTCCGTGCTGTTGTGGTCCAAGAGGAAGATCCACGTGTCGGAGCTCATGGAGGACAAGTGCCCCTTCTCCCCAAAGTCCGAGCTGGCACAGTGTTGGCACCTCATCAAGAAGCACGGCGCCCACGGAACACCCATGATTGGCGTAGGGGTGGCCGGCGCTGCCACCGCTACCGATGACCACAACAAGGCCTCCTATGGCCCCCCCTCATCACCCCCCGCGCTGATCTCCTGGGAGGAGGTGTCTTCGGGGGGGTCGAGGGGTGGGTGCTGCCCGTCCCAGCGCACCCACAGCCTGGACGATTGGGACCCGTCCTGTCGTCATGGCAGCAGCAACAGCGGCGGCACCACCGACACCGGCAGCAGtggccttggccttggccttggcctGGACGATGACCTCGACCTCGAGGACTGTTGTCCGGGTGACACGGACTACATCCTGGTCCCGGACCTGCTGGCCATCAACAACAGCGCGTGCTACTGGGGCGTACTCGACCGCTTccaggtagggatgcaaattatcgattcattcatgaattgttagttgattgaccttatcaatcgacttacgattaattgattagCTGCGTTTtaccccccgaaatctcaatgtttcctgGAAAAAACTATTACATTTaaatatttgaatgaaaaatgtaGATAAAATACTGAATTTAAATTAAATCTATTATAAATCTTTATTCTAAAGGGGATCAATCgaccttatcaatcgacttacgattaatcgATTAGCTGCGTTTtaccccccgaaatctcaatgtttcctgggaaaaaaaactattacatttaaatatttgaatgaaaaattgagataaaatacttaATTTAAATTAAATCTATTCTAATTCTTTAATCTAAAGGGGATTTAAATATTTTCACTATTCACACCcggcttcacacacactcttcacatgcccatttcacctgggtctatTGTTAgtcgaattggcgattaattgtgtgtttttaatgttttttaatcgataaaTGCATtagtcgattaaagtcgattaatcgactCATTGCTTGCATCCATGGCTCTAAATGAAATTaaatgctggtgaattttcagtttggctggtacaaaagatcagcttacaagccactttgacccactggtgagtgtgtgtttgtgctggtgaGATTACTATCTACTAGCCAGTTAATTTAGAGGTCTACTTGCCTCCGTACTTCCAGGCGGAGGCGCTGCTGGAGGGCCAGCCCGAGGGGACCTTCCTGCTGCGCGACTCCGCCCAGGACGAGTTCCTGTTCTCCGTCAGCTTCCGCCGCTACAGCCGCTCGCTGCACGCGCGCATCGAGCAGAACGGCAAGCGCTTCAGCTTCGACGGCCGCGACCCCTGCATGTACCAGGACGCCAGCGTCACGGGCCTGCTGCGCCACTACGCCGACCCGGCCGCCTGCCTCTTCTTCGAGCCGCTGCTGTCGCGCCCGCTGCCGCGCACCTTCCCCTTCTCCCTGCAGCACCTGTGCCGCGCCGTGGTGTGCAGCTGCACCACCTACCAGGGCGTCGAGGCGCTGCCTTTACCCTGGGCACTGAGGGACTACCTGCGGCAATACCACTTCAAGTGCAACGACGACGGGGCCTGCTCTGTCTGAAAGGAGGACAGCACTCTGTTAGTGGCAGCCCCTTAAGGCACGCCATTGCACCAGTGGAACGTTGTAATGGTCACGTAGACTCATACTGCAGATGGGgacgccggcgggcctattcactatttgctgaagatACTCAACTACCATAACAGCATtgcagtaccgagagccttaagtaacacattccaattttggtgacagtaaggttattacataggctctgcgctaaggggttaaaaaacgTAACCACCATAGTATTACCTgactgtgacagtgcacagggtctttcgtaataggccctacattatgacttggttattggcattctggtaacgcCAATTTATAACAGAGGCTGTGCCTTACTCGGTTAAGGCTGTCTGAGAACCTTGCCGGTGCCCGTTCTCTTAACCAATCTCGAACCAACTGACATATTCACATCGACAATCTGAGCGTTTGAATAATATTCTTGGTTTTTCTCTACGAAgtgtgacgacaacgtggacgtcagcaggttcatccggggaACACAGAGTCACATGTGGAAAAGAACAGAGCACAGTATGAACACTACACTTGGGTTCCGAACagaggtgtgggaacgggcaccagcaccgTTTTTgccagcctgaaaacagtatgtaTGTGAGACTGTATAATGTCCTCCCAGTAACGAGGTATGCTCCGTTTGAGTCTGGAAGGACTGTGAGAAGAACAATGCGCTCCCCGCAATGGGGCTGTACTCTGTTTGAATGTGAGGGGCTTTGAGAGACTCTGTGAGCAGCATAAAGAGCTCTTATGACCTTTCTGGTCTGATTTCTGATCTGGTTTACTGATTCATTTGTTTACCTTGGCTTTCaatgagaaacaaaaaaaatctacacACGTCGATCTCTGATTTTGGACTTAACTGGCAGTGACGGAGCAGGGGGGCTCTGACACATCCCCCCCCCGTCACAATACCAGTACTCCGCCCCTGTTTACTCGTCTTGGTAATCATCCAGGCAAGAACTAAATGTACAGAAACAAGAACGAGACGAAACGTCCAAACACGTAACCCTGCAGAGACCCTGCCCTCCCCTGTCCTGTCAATGTAGGGCTCTACCTCAGCCATGACCACCACTACAAGTGCAATGGGGCCTTCTGAGTTTCAAAGGCTCCTTGACACTGGACTCTGGACTCTATGAATTTAAAAACCTTTTGGTTACTGACTGTTCAtgaggaggatgtgtgaaaaCATGGGGATGGATAGACTATTAAGTGCCGACAGAATGGAAATATAGTACAGAATGAGTTTTTACTGACCTTTTAACTGCTCATTtagattatttttattttttaaaaattatacaAACTAAGTGTTCTGATGGCCTATTGGAGAAATATGAGAAACATTTGGGTAGACTGTTTTCTGTACAAACAGTACACAATATTTA
This is a stretch of genomic DNA from Engraulis encrasicolus isolate BLACKSEA-1 chromosome 19, IST_EnEncr_1.0, whole genome shotgun sequence. It encodes these proteins:
- the socs4 gene encoding suppressor of cytokine signaling 4; the encoded protein is MSEKKSRTSDTRPKSMRSWSADSYVWSRKKRSRASRENEGRVCGGSGGVGEDGGMEGSEDQQGAPGAHPPPRSASCSRRRRDRDRKCSCSLLAADAAVAAELMDVPCRKALSRRSLRQKFQDAMGQCLPLRTHHHHHHCHHHHHHHHAAGARPLSVLLWSKRKIHVSELMEDKCPFSPKSELAQCWHLIKKHGAHGTPMIGVGVAGAATATDDHNKASYGPPSSPPALISWEEVSSGGSRGGCCPSQRTHSLDDWDPSCRHGSSNSGGTTDTGSSGLGLGLGLDDDLDLEDCCPGDTDYILVPDLLAINNSACYWGVLDRFQAEALLEGQPEGTFLLRDSAQDEFLFSVSFRRYSRSLHARIEQNGKRFSFDGRDPCMYQDASVTGLLRHYADPAACLFFEPLLSRPLPRTFPFSLQHLCRAVVCSCTTYQGVEALPLPWALRDYLRQYHFKCNDDGACSV